The proteins below come from a single Caulobacter flavus genomic window:
- a CDS encoding thermonuclease family protein: MPALPLLAAAVIACTAPKVHDGDTLRCGADRVRLFGVDAPEVRRGKTPAEPLAYEARDLLASLTRGRVGCRVVDQDRYGRHVARCWSDASPDINAALIRSGLTSEYRRYSKGAYAAEEAKAKAARRGLWASGAPARPSR, translated from the coding sequence ATGCCCGCCCTTCCCCTGCTCGCCGCCGCCGTCATCGCCTGCACCGCGCCAAAGGTCCACGACGGCGACACCCTGCGCTGCGGCGCCGACCGCGTCCGCCTTTTCGGGGTCGATGCGCCGGAGGTGCGGCGCGGCAAGACGCCGGCCGAGCCCCTGGCCTACGAGGCCCGCGACCTCCTGGCCAGCCTGACGCGCGGCCGGGTCGGCTGCCGGGTCGTCGATCAAGACCGTTATGGCCGCCACGTCGCCCGCTGCTGGTCCGACGCCAGCCCCGACATCAACGCCGCCCTGATCCGCTCGGGCCTCACCAGCGAATATCGGCGCTACAGCAAGGGCGCCTACGCCGCCGAAGAGGCCAAGGCCAAGGCGGCCCGGCGCGGGCTTTGGGCGTCCGGGGCGCCCGCCCGGCCGAGCCGGTAA
- a CDS encoding cell envelope integrity protein TolA, producing the protein MRNQKLVAPIMVAAALAGGAPEATLAQSQPALTSIDRVAYMACVLFKSGAASGYVPVQKTTGYHVYNYFESKTGERLLPGTGYTNIRCYRGDTQEAAEQARIKSGYVAAETIPWPKGFKPVPDPGAPKPVGPDQWLLCTLETGGGIGRPLAMIVFEPFLVPGAKYPLSGDVGMMFHRQVGTDTVVPGYSPFNGNGSGGCDAFGTETAARAKRDRWQYSRNYNIVKFVDWRPPELNAKTAPAKVTGTAGGPGNPNDKSGATVQPVDTSLRDAGKAWDEQVKKTLAEEAKKKVELAAKQVQADAKAKADLEAFLKARRKQGSAQ; encoded by the coding sequence ATGCGAAACCAGAAACTGGTCGCGCCGATCATGGTGGCGGCGGCGCTCGCGGGGGGCGCCCCCGAGGCAACGCTGGCGCAAAGCCAGCCCGCGCTCACGTCCATCGACCGGGTGGCCTATATGGCCTGCGTGCTATTCAAGTCGGGAGCGGCTTCCGGCTACGTCCCTGTCCAGAAGACGACCGGCTACCACGTCTACAATTACTTCGAGTCGAAGACCGGGGAGCGGCTGCTGCCCGGCACCGGCTACACGAACATTCGATGCTATCGCGGCGACACGCAGGAAGCCGCTGAACAGGCGCGCATCAAATCCGGTTACGTCGCCGCCGAGACCATCCCTTGGCCAAAGGGTTTCAAGCCCGTGCCCGACCCTGGCGCGCCGAAGCCTGTCGGTCCGGACCAGTGGCTGCTGTGCACCCTGGAGACCGGCGGCGGAATTGGCCGTCCCCTGGCGATGATTGTGTTCGAGCCCTTTCTCGTACCCGGCGCCAAGTATCCGCTCAGCGGCGATGTCGGAATGATGTTCCATCGCCAGGTCGGCACGGACACGGTGGTACCTGGCTATTCACCCTTCAACGGCAACGGCTCAGGCGGGTGCGACGCGTTCGGGACCGAGACCGCGGCGCGCGCCAAGCGCGATCGCTGGCAGTACAGCCGCAACTACAACATCGTGAAATTCGTCGACTGGCGTCCTCCAGAGCTGAACGCCAAGACGGCGCCCGCCAAGGTAACCGGGACCGCCGGCGGCCCGGGTAATCCCAACGACAAGAGCGGCGCCACGGTTCAGCCCGTCGACACGTCACTGCGCGACGCCGGCAAGGCGTGGGACGAGCAGGTCAAGAAGACCTTGGCCGAAGAGGCTAAGAAAAAGGTCGAGCTTGCCGCCAAGCAGGTCCAGGCCGACGCCAAGGCCAAAGCCGACCTCGAAGCCTTCCTCAAGGCGCGCCGGAAGCAGGGCAGCGCTCAATGA
- a CDS encoding ParB/RepB/Spo0J family partition protein, with protein sequence MTSPSETPVAVGVETGGAVPGLAAVQFGEVRDIPLNRLKASPKNARRVGHSAEVIEARAASIRHKGVLQPLVVEPEIKDAQKTGYYLVTAGEGRRQALRLLAKRKALAKGAAVRCVVDTTNDPAEVSMDENLSREPMHPADAYEAFRELSERRGWSAEEIGARFGLKADIVRQRLRLGAVAPALLDLYREAVLTLEQVTAFAVNPDAARQLQVFERLSPHQLTAHVIRRAMVEDKVISTDRRAQFVGVEAYEAAGGPVLRDLFTQAGGVCWLEDVALLETLAADKLAKVAEAVRAAEGWKWASPSLDFPHGHGCSRVWERLRERAPGESEAINALIAEDAELTEQWADIGPPPPEVAARFEAIAAQLEAYGDEYGYDPGERARAGVFVVLDAYGEARIERGFVRPEDEPVPEPDPEDEADAADHQAAGASDPDDADEEGEADGGRDAEASGGGEAEEPEGDPAAPLPDRVIAELTAHRSAALRDALAQNPDLAQVALVHALAAKVFGVYPAPTCLEIQWASRDLAQFGEGVEDSPAGRAIAERHRVWARQMPSEGPDLWAFIVGLDHDSRASLLAHCVGLSVYAVRNWERRPHALAHAETLASALDLDMRDYWKPTAVRYLDRVTKAHIVAAVSDGVSAQAAARLSGLKKPDMVAAAEPQLVEVGWLPPILRTARPQSQDAEGEGGGAQQGLEAPSEAEDALVLAGDDPHAPRQDDGATEPASLSAEDEEQAAASLAAAE encoded by the coding sequence ATGACTTCCCCCTCAGAAACCCCCGTCGCCGTTGGCGTCGAGACCGGCGGCGCGGTTCCCGGCCTTGCCGCCGTGCAGTTCGGCGAGGTCCGCGACATTCCCCTGAACCGCCTCAAAGCCTCGCCCAAGAACGCCCGGCGCGTCGGCCACAGCGCCGAGGTGATCGAGGCGCGCGCCGCCTCGATCCGTCACAAGGGCGTTCTTCAGCCCCTCGTCGTCGAGCCCGAGATCAAGGACGCTCAGAAGACCGGCTATTATCTCGTCACCGCCGGAGAGGGGCGCCGCCAGGCTCTGCGCCTGCTGGCCAAGCGCAAGGCCCTGGCCAAGGGCGCGGCCGTGCGCTGCGTGGTCGATACGACCAACGACCCGGCCGAGGTCTCGATGGACGAGAACCTTAGCCGTGAGCCAATGCACCCGGCCGACGCGTACGAAGCGTTCCGGGAACTCTCCGAGCGCCGGGGCTGGAGCGCCGAGGAGATCGGGGCGCGCTTCGGGCTTAAGGCCGACATCGTGCGCCAGCGCCTGCGCCTGGGCGCCGTCGCCCCCGCACTGCTCGACCTTTACCGCGAAGCGGTCCTGACCCTGGAGCAGGTGACCGCGTTCGCGGTCAATCCCGACGCGGCGCGGCAACTGCAGGTCTTCGAGCGGCTGTCGCCGCATCAGCTGACCGCGCACGTCATCCGTCGCGCCATGGTCGAAGACAAGGTGATCAGCACCGACCGCCGCGCCCAGTTCGTCGGCGTCGAAGCCTACGAGGCGGCGGGCGGCCCCGTCCTGCGCGACCTCTTCACCCAGGCGGGCGGCGTCTGCTGGTTGGAGGACGTGGCCTTGCTGGAGACCCTGGCCGCCGACAAGCTGGCCAAGGTCGCCGAGGCGGTGAGGGCGGCCGAGGGCTGGAAGTGGGCGAGCCCGTCGCTCGACTTTCCGCACGGCCACGGCTGCTCGCGGGTCTGGGAGCGCTTGCGCGAGCGCGCCCCCGGCGAGTCCGAGGCGATCAACGCCCTGATCGCCGAGGACGCTGAGCTGACCGAGCAGTGGGCCGACATCGGCCCGCCGCCGCCCGAGGTCGCCGCCCGTTTCGAGGCGATCGCCGCCCAACTCGAAGCCTATGGCGACGAGTACGGCTATGACCCGGGCGAGAGGGCGCGGGCCGGTGTCTTCGTCGTCCTCGACGCCTATGGCGAAGCCCGGATCGAGCGCGGCTTCGTTCGTCCCGAGGACGAGCCCGTGCCCGAGCCCGACCCCGAGGACGAAGCGGACGCCGCCGATCATCAGGCGGCGGGGGCCTCCGACCCCGATGACGCCGACGAGGAAGGCGAGGCCGACGGGGGAAGGGACGCCGAAGCGAGTGGCGGCGGCGAGGCCGAGGAGCCTGAGGGCGACCCGGCCGCGCCGCTGCCCGACCGGGTGATCGCCGAACTGACCGCCCACCGCAGCGCCGCCTTGCGCGACGCCTTGGCGCAAAACCCCGATCTGGCCCAGGTCGCCCTGGTCCATGCGCTGGCGGCGAAGGTGTTCGGGGTCTACCCAGCCCCGACCTGCCTCGAAATCCAGTGGGCCTCCCGCGACCTTGCCCAATTCGGCGAGGGCGTCGAGGACAGTCCCGCCGGTCGGGCGATCGCCGAGCGTCATCGGGTCTGGGCGCGGCAAATGCCAAGCGAAGGTCCTGACCTGTGGGCCTTCATCGTCGGGCTCGACCACGACAGCCGGGCGAGCCTGCTCGCCCACTGCGTTGGCCTGTCGGTCTATGCGGTCCGCAATTGGGAGCGCAGACCCCACGCCCTGGCCCACGCGGAGACCTTGGCGAGCGCCCTTGATCTGGACATGCGCGACTACTGGAAGCCCACGGCGGTCCGCTATCTCGATCGCGTCACCAAGGCCCATATCGTCGCGGCGGTGTCGGACGGGGTGTCGGCGCAGGCCGCCGCCCGGCTGTCGGGCCTCAAGAAGCCCGACATGGTGGCGGCCGCCGAGCCCCAACTGGTCGAGGTCGGATGGCTGCCGCCCATCCTGCGGACGGCCAGGCCGCAGTCCCAGGACGCAGAAGGGGAGGGCGGCGGAGCCCAGCAGGGCCTTGAGGCCCCGTCCGAGGCCGAGGACGCCCTGGTGCTGGCGGGCGATGATCCGCACGCGCCGCGCCAGGACGACGGCGCGACGGAACCCGCCAGCCTGTCGGCGGAGGATGAAGAACAGGCCGCCGCGTCCCTGGCGGCGGCCGAGTAG
- a CDS encoding DUF736 family protein, whose translation MRRAVRSSLVEKRCRWWPWGSLRSHWAAPIAASMAISRTRVGVRPAERALPSQGRLLRARSRSLGEGPKGKSFLSREEWGGPGQRPPQGKKVERRGCGDGPVPVQIRPEEDAVGTPDADQLESPPRPPSPPFTGRENGSYTGAIDTLAAKLKTVEFRPVVDKPKRQEPDFRAYAGKADLDSAWKTVSADEEAPFGQAGRPVLQQRGQRRSGRSQRRPNPDLVAQQRPARGRGAGPGSPPLRQGGRGAGCPARLKL comes from the coding sequence ATGCGGCGCGCGGTGCGCTCGTCGTTGGTCGAGAAAAGGTGCCGATGGTGGCCATGGGGGTCTCTCCGATCTCACTGGGCCGCGCCGATCGCGGCCTCGATGGCGATCTCAAGGACCAGGGTCGGTGTCCGGCCCGCAGAGCGCGCCCTGCCGTCCCAAGGCAGGCTTTTGCGGGCGCGCTCCCGAAGCCTTGGCGAAGGACCGAAGGGAAAGAGTTTCTTGTCTCGCGAGGAATGGGGCGGGCCTGGCCAGCGGCCGCCCCAGGGGAAGAAAGTCGAGCGCCGAGGTTGCGGCGACGGACCGGTCCCGGTCCAGATCAGGCCAGAAGAGGACGCGGTCGGCACGCCCGATGCAGATCAACTGGAGAGCCCCCCAAGGCCGCCGTCGCCCCCCTTCACCGGTCGAGAAAACGGTTCCTACACCGGCGCCATCGACACCCTGGCCGCCAAGCTCAAGACGGTCGAGTTCCGCCCGGTCGTCGACAAGCCCAAACGACAAGAGCCCGACTTCCGGGCCTATGCCGGCAAGGCCGATCTCGACTCGGCTTGGAAGACAGTCAGCGCGGACGAAGAGGCTCCCTTCGGTCAAGCCGGACGACCCGTCCTTCAGCAGCGCGGTCAACGCCGCTCTGGTCGATCTCAACGGCGGCCGAACCCCGACCTGGTCGCGCAGCAACGGCCCGCGCGAGGACGAGGGGCCGGGCCCGGCTCGCCGCCCCTTCGGCAGGGCGGGCGCGGCGCCGGCTGCCCGGCGAGACTCAAGCTATAG
- a CDS encoding winged helix-turn-helix transcriptional regulator codes for MAKVRHSRFDCTPGCSVEAAIGLIDGKWKAIILWHLLAGTLRFNEIRRQVQSCTPRMLTNQLRELEDDGLITRKVYAQVPPKVEYSLSELGLSMAPILRSLKAWGDANIGLYGKPLGHDPRDLQPGGSA; via the coding sequence ATGGCCAAGGTGCGCCATTCCCGCTTCGACTGCACGCCGGGGTGTTCGGTGGAGGCCGCGATCGGGCTGATCGATGGCAAGTGGAAGGCCATCATCCTCTGGCACCTGCTGGCCGGAACGCTGCGCTTCAACGAAATCCGGCGGCAGGTTCAAAGCTGCACGCCGCGGATGCTGACCAATCAACTCCGCGAGCTGGAGGACGACGGGCTGATCACGCGCAAGGTCTATGCGCAGGTCCCGCCGAAGGTCGAGTATTCGCTATCGGAGCTTGGCCTGAGCATGGCCCCGATCCTTCGCTCTCTGAAAGCGTGGGGCGACGCCAATATCGGCCTCTATGGGAAGCCCCTTGGCCACGACCCGCGTGACCTCCAACCGGGTGGATCGGCCTAG
- a CDS encoding zinc-binding alcohol dehydrogenase family protein produces the protein MKAIGYKIPGALDRPDALQDIVLDRPVATGHDLLVEVAAVSVNPVDTKVRASAAPTNDDWKVLGWDAVGKIVEVGPRVEGFAIGDEVFYAGSITRQGANSQFHLVDARIVGRKPKTLSNAEAAALPLTAITAWEMLFDRIDIRRPVPGAANAVLIIGGAGGVGSIAIQLIRALTDLVVIATASRADTQEWIKGLGAHHVLDHGQPLARQIQALGIGAPAFVFSTTHTDQHLDDIQTLIAPQGRFGLIDDPALLDVVGFKRKAVSIHWELMFTRSIFETADMAEQGRLLNEVSRLVDAGRIRTTLTQTLSPINAANLKAAHALIESGRAKGKVVLEGFGPT, from the coding sequence ATGAAGGCTATTGGCTACAAGATCCCCGGCGCGCTTGATCGGCCCGACGCGCTCCAGGATATCGTGCTCGATCGGCCGGTCGCCACCGGCCATGACCTGCTGGTCGAGGTGGCGGCCGTGTCAGTCAACCCGGTCGACACCAAGGTCCGCGCCAGCGCGGCGCCCACGAACGACGACTGGAAGGTCCTGGGCTGGGACGCCGTGGGCAAGATCGTCGAAGTCGGGCCGCGGGTCGAGGGCTTCGCCATCGGCGATGAGGTGTTCTACGCCGGGTCGATCACGCGGCAGGGGGCCAACAGCCAGTTCCATCTTGTCGACGCCCGGATCGTCGGGCGAAAGCCCAAGACGCTCAGCAACGCCGAAGCCGCCGCCCTGCCCCTCACCGCGATCACGGCCTGGGAAATGCTGTTTGACCGGATCGACATCCGCCGACCCGTCCCCGGCGCGGCCAATGCCGTGCTGATCATCGGCGGCGCGGGCGGCGTGGGGTCGATCGCAATTCAGCTGATCCGCGCCCTGACCGACCTGGTGGTGATCGCCACGGCGTCGCGAGCAGACACCCAAGAGTGGATCAAGGGTCTCGGCGCCCACCACGTGCTCGATCATGGCCAGCCTCTGGCCAGGCAAATCCAGGCCCTGGGGATCGGGGCGCCCGCCTTCGTCTTTTCCACCACCCATACCGACCAGCATCTGGATGACATCCAGACGCTCATCGCGCCTCAGGGCCGCTTTGGCCTGATCGACGATCCGGCCCTGCTGGACGTTGTGGGCTTCAAGCGCAAAGCCGTCTCGATCCACTGGGAATTGATGTTCACCCGCTCGATCTTCGAAACGGCCGATATGGCTGAGCAGGGCCGGCTGCTGAACGAGGTCTCGAGGCTTGTCGACGCCGGCCGCATTCGCACGACCTTGACCCAGACCCTGTCGCCCATCAATGCGGCCAACCTTAAAGCGGCGCATGCGCTGATCGAGAGCGGCCGCGCGAAGGGGAAGGTGGTCCTGGAAGGTTTTGGTCCAACCTGA
- a CDS encoding ABC transporter permease: MVFLSGDLKAARPLARFLRAGTVPSWADLVAFVLLAAAAVLVLRGAEDMSQPLAALHAVPVTLDPARLPEYALRTTLRMFLALAASLVFTFTVATLAAKSRKAELLIVPALDILQSVPILGFLTFTVTFFMGLFPGRQLGVECAAIFAIFTSQAWNMAFSFYQSLRAIPADLDEVSRQFGFSPWRRFTRLELPFATPSLVWNVMMSMLGGWFFVVASEAITVGDTTVTLPGIGSWLSVAIARQDMKAVATGVAAMAVVIVLYDQLVFRPVVAWADKFRFEQTASQQRPASWLYDLLRRAAWTRSLARLLADLSRTVSSLRSPVRLPSLRMPPPHPAFGRAMDVLWMALVAMTLAGGVWLTWSFLSARLSFGDLGEVSLLGLATLVRVVVLIALATLIWVPLGVWIGLRPAWAERLQPIAQFLAAFPANVMFPFAVAAIVALHLNPNIWLSPLMVLGTQWYILFNVIAGASAIPSDLKEAAGMFGLKGWQWWRQVAIPGIFPYYVTGALTASGGSWNASIVAEAVSWGHEHLEAAGLGAYIAKATSAGDSARVALGVAVMSVFVITFNRVLWRPMYRFAERRLRLA, encoded by the coding sequence ATGGTTTTCCTCTCCGGAGACCTCAAGGCCGCGCGCCCGCTCGCGCGCTTCCTCCGCGCTGGAACTGTCCCTTCATGGGCGGATCTGGTCGCCTTCGTCCTGCTCGCCGCCGCCGCCGTTCTGGTCTTGCGCGGCGCCGAGGACATGAGTCAGCCCCTGGCGGCCCTGCACGCCGTCCCCGTAACCCTGGATCCCGCGCGCCTGCCCGAATATGCCCTGCGCACGACGCTGCGGATGTTCCTGGCCCTGGCCGCCTCGCTCGTCTTCACGTTCACGGTCGCCACTCTGGCCGCCAAGAGCCGCAAGGCGGAGCTGCTGATCGTGCCCGCCCTCGACATCCTGCAGTCGGTGCCGATCCTGGGCTTTTTGACCTTCACGGTCACCTTCTTCATGGGCCTGTTCCCCGGCCGTCAGTTGGGCGTGGAGTGCGCGGCGATCTTTGCGATCTTCACCAGCCAGGCCTGGAACATGGCCTTCAGCTTCTACCAGTCGCTGCGGGCCATCCCGGCCGACCTGGACGAGGTCAGCCGCCAGTTCGGCTTCTCGCCCTGGCGGCGGTTCACGCGGCTGGAGCTGCCGTTCGCCACGCCCAGCCTGGTCTGGAACGTGATGATGTCGATGTTGGGCGGCTGGTTCTTCGTCGTCGCGTCCGAGGCCATCACCGTGGGCGACACCACCGTCACCCTGCCGGGCATCGGCTCCTGGCTGTCGGTGGCGATCGCTCGTCAGGACATGAAGGCCGTCGCCACCGGCGTCGCGGCCATGGCCGTGGTCATCGTCCTGTACGACCAGCTGGTCTTCCGCCCCGTCGTGGCTTGGGCCGACAAGTTCCGCTTCGAGCAGACCGCCAGCCAGCAGCGCCCGGCCTCGTGGCTCTACGACCTGCTGCGCCGCGCGGCCTGGACGCGGTCGCTGGCCCGGCTGCTGGCCGATCTGTCGCGGACCGTCTCGAGCCTGCGATCGCCGGTCCGCCTGCCCAGCCTGCGGATGCCCCCGCCTCACCCGGCCTTCGGGCGGGCGATGGACGTGCTCTGGATGGCGCTGGTCGCCATGACCCTGGCCGGCGGCGTCTGGCTGACGTGGTCGTTCCTCAGCGCCCGCCTGTCTTTCGGCGACCTCGGCGAGGTATCGTTGCTGGGCCTGGCGACTCTGGTCCGAGTCGTGGTGCTGATCGCGCTGGCCACGCTGATCTGGGTCCCGCTCGGCGTCTGGATCGGCCTGCGCCCGGCCTGGGCCGAGCGCCTGCAGCCGATCGCCCAGTTCCTGGCGGCCTTCCCGGCCAATGTGATGTTCCCGTTCGCGGTGGCGGCCATCGTCGCCCTGCATCTCAACCCCAACATTTGGCTCTCGCCGCTGATGGTGCTGGGGACCCAGTGGTACATCCTGTTCAACGTCATCGCCGGGGCCAGCGCCATCCCCAGCGACCTGAAGGAAGCCGCCGGCATGTTCGGCCTCAAGGGCTGGCAGTGGTGGCGGCAGGTCGCGATCCCGGGAATCTTTCCCTACTACGTGACCGGCGCCCTCACCGCCTCGGGCGGATCGTGGAACGCCAGCATCGTCGCCGAGGCGGTCAGCTGGGGCCATGAACACCTCGAGGCGGCCGGCCTGGGCGCCTACATCGCCAAGGCCACCAGCGCCGGCGACAGCGCCCGCGTCGCCCTGGGCGTGGCCGTCATGTCCGTCTTCGTCATCACCTTCAATCGCGTGCTCTGGCGGCCGATGTACCGCTTCGCCGAGCGCCGCCTGCGTCTGGCCTAG
- a CDS encoding AIPR family protein translates to MTHRRTSEGLLAGRVKLFSGKEVVLRIITLPQIDEASKKELIRSISSATNSQTAVAPIDRSASNDDNREIAEIVFRRTGLLYEPKRGEYSDAIRKNYIDREDVVERALFTRLMHMAMGRYGLAVERKMMRSTGGIIPALENDAPVGIFFEFYEIYREISQLKPHQNAEKLVNDLALTTLVRALRVRRRADGVTDWLPKVLEEARGLWADFLNWKRESVANAPMPVEDTKLRRKAGNFSASKWIRSAKFPADVDEYVALLSLEKDPTSDGALAAISR, encoded by the coding sequence GTGACTCATCGCCGAACCTCGGAAGGTCTGCTAGCGGGTAGGGTCAAGCTGTTTTCTGGGAAGGAAGTTGTCCTCAGGATTATCACGCTTCCCCAGATTGATGAGGCCTCCAAAAAAGAACTCATCCGAAGCATCTCGTCGGCGACGAATTCGCAGACCGCTGTCGCCCCCATCGATCGAAGCGCTAGCAACGACGACAATCGTGAGATAGCCGAAATAGTCTTTCGCCGTACTGGCCTGCTTTACGAGCCGAAACGCGGAGAATATTCGGACGCAATTCGCAAAAACTATATCGATCGGGAAGACGTCGTCGAGCGCGCTCTTTTCACGCGCCTGATGCACATGGCTATGGGGCGCTATGGTCTAGCCGTCGAACGAAAGATGATGCGGAGCACAGGCGGTATCATTCCAGCGCTCGAGAATGATGCTCCTGTCGGAATCTTCTTCGAATTTTACGAGATTTACCGAGAAATTTCTCAACTCAAACCCCACCAGAACGCTGAGAAGCTTGTAAACGACCTCGCGCTTACCACGCTGGTACGCGCCCTACGAGTGAGACGAAGGGCAGACGGCGTCACCGATTGGCTCCCTAAGGTGCTTGAGGAGGCGCGCGGCCTTTGGGCGGACTTCCTGAATTGGAAGCGAGAGAGCGTCGCCAACGCTCCGATGCCTGTCGAAGACACCAAGCTACGGCGGAAAGCTGGAAATTTTTCCGCGTCAAAATGGATTAGAAGCGCCAAGTTCCCAGCCGACGTCGATGAATATGTCGCCCTCCTGTCACTTGAAAAGGACCCGACCTCCGACGGTGCCCTGGCGGCAATCAGTAGATAA
- a CDS encoding CopG family transcriptional regulator has product MKVQTKVFLARDLVLALDEASRRTKRSKSEIVQAAVASYLSPDSDEAAEAAVVRRLDRIGRELEGQGRDLTIANEAIALFVKAWLTATPSLAAGDQKAQNAKGQERYAGFLDALARRLASGRLLRAEVLDDRPPNAGM; this is encoded by the coding sequence ATGAAGGTTCAGACCAAGGTCTTCCTAGCGCGCGATCTCGTGCTGGCGCTGGATGAAGCGTCTCGGCGAACCAAGCGGTCGAAGTCGGAGATCGTTCAAGCCGCGGTCGCTAGCTACCTGTCGCCCGATAGCGACGAAGCGGCCGAGGCTGCTGTGGTCCGGCGGCTTGATCGAATAGGCCGAGAGCTTGAGGGGCAGGGGCGGGACCTGACGATCGCCAACGAGGCGATCGCCCTGTTCGTGAAGGCCTGGCTGACGGCGACGCCCAGCCTGGCCGCAGGCGATCAGAAGGCGCAGAACGCCAAGGGGCAGGAGCGCTATGCCGGGTTCTTAGATGCATTGGCGCGGCGGTTGGCATCGGGCCGGTTGCTGCGTGCCGAGGTGCTGGACGACCGCCCTCCGAATGCCGGTATGTGA